In the genome of Candidatus Eremiobacterota bacterium, one region contains:
- the nusB gene encoding transcription antitermination factor NusB, whose protein sequence is MPSSSRRHGREVALQALYGTEVGRRPAGEILTELLARNESSEGRAFVRDLVMGTLENSAESDALIGPLLEGWTLDRLPTIDRIILRMSAFELNHRKEIDPAVVINEAVELAKKFSTEDSGRYVNGVLARALGKVAAVPQLNGTDR, encoded by the coding sequence ATGCCTTCCTCTTCACGGCGGCACGGGCGCGAGGTCGCGCTGCAGGCGCTCTACGGCACCGAGGTCGGACGGCGTCCGGCAGGCGAGATCTTGACCGAGCTGCTGGCGCGCAACGAGTCCTCGGAAGGGCGCGCGTTCGTGCGCGACCTCGTGATGGGGACGCTCGAGAACAGCGCCGAGTCGGACGCGCTGATCGGGCCGCTGCTCGAAGGCTGGACGCTCGACCGCCTCCCGACGATCGATCGCATCATCTTGCGGATGAGCGCGTTCGAGCTCAACCACCGTAAGGAGATCGATCCCGCCGTCGTGATCAACGAAGCGGTCGAGCTGGCGAAGAAGTTCTCGACCGAAGACTCGGGCCGCTACGTGAACGGCGTCCTCGCGCGCGCGCTCGGCAAGGTCGCCGCCGTGCCGCAGCTCAACGGGACGGACCGGTGA